One window of Trifolium pratense cultivar HEN17-A07 linkage group LG5, ARS_RC_1.1, whole genome shotgun sequence genomic DNA carries:
- the LOC123885432 gene encoding flowering-promoting factor 1-like protein 1 — MSGVWIFNPNGVMRLVDGVEAMEGCRQGSGGRRKVLVHTASNEIITSYVVLERKLYSLGWERYYDDPDLLQFHKHSTIDLISLPMDFNRFKSMHMYDIVVKNKHSFEVRDMMM, encoded by the coding sequence ATGTCAGGGGTTTGGATTTTCAATCCGAATGGCGTAATGAGGCTAGTAGATGGCGTGGAGGCAATGGAAGGTTGTCGCCAAGGGTCAGGTGGACGGCGCAAGGTGCTTGTTCACACCGCAAGCAACGAGATCATCACTTCTTACGTGGTTTTAGAGCGAAAGCTTTATTCGCTTGGATGGGAACGTTACTACGATGACCCTGACCTCCTTCAGTTCCACAAACACTCCACCATTGATCTTATCTCCCTTCCTATGGATTTCAATAGGTTCAAATCCATGCACATGTATGACATAGTTGTGAAGAACAAGCACTCCTTTGAAGTTAGGGACATGATGATGTAG
- the LOC123884914 gene encoding flowering-promoting factor 1-like protein 1: MSGVWVFKNGVVRLVDGAEAMEGGRGSGGRRKVLVHTASNEIITSYAVLERKLYSLGWERYYDDPDLLQYHKRSTVHLISLPMDFNRFKSMHMYDIVVKNKNSFEVRDMMM; encoded by the coding sequence ATGTCCGGGGTTTGGGTGTTCAAGAATGGCGTGGTACGACTAGTGGACGGTGCGGAGGCCATGGAGGGTGGCCGAGGGTCAGGTGGACGGCGCAAGGTGCTTGTTCACACTGCAAGCAATGAGATCATTACATCTTACGCGGTTTTAGAGCGAAAGCTTTATTCGCTAGGATGGGAGCGTTACTATGATGACCCTGACTTGCTTCAATACCACAAACGCTCCACCGTTCATCTTATCTCCCTCCCTATGGATTTCAATAGGTTCAAATCCATGCACATGTATGACATAGTTGTGAAGAACAAGAACTCCTTTGAAGTTAGGGACATGATGATGTAG